A part of Aurantimicrobium sp. MWH-Uga1 genomic DNA contains:
- a CDS encoding class II glutamine amidotransferase, whose amino-acid sequence MCRLLGYAAPVPRTVASVLGGAQSRVFLDMAKLHRDGWGSSWIDESGDVELESVKQNSSGLEDQQLLDALSRFSAKAKIIHLRLATGGMACEPENTHPFVSGNISFAHNGSFPDLAVVEEMLSPSVKAGIKGDTDSERYFGLIQTYREHGSTLSKAAQKAAGMLRSLFPTSSLNALVLSETQLIAVHASSGAPSPIEEFDKRGIDKSTLPADHDDSYYLMRMKQRVDGTIVFASSGLDIDDWEPLEHDSVTTVDLKTLKFETVSI is encoded by the coding sequence GTGTGTCGACTCCTCGGTTATGCTGCTCCGGTGCCTCGAACGGTGGCATCTGTGCTTGGTGGCGCCCAGTCGCGAGTCTTTCTTGACATGGCAAAACTTCACCGTGACGGCTGGGGTTCATCCTGGATTGATGAATCCGGTGACGTGGAGCTCGAATCGGTCAAACAAAACAGCTCTGGGTTGGAAGATCAGCAGCTTCTCGACGCCCTAAGTCGTTTTTCAGCCAAGGCCAAAATCATTCACCTCCGCCTGGCAACAGGTGGCATGGCCTGCGAGCCAGAAAACACCCACCCGTTTGTTTCAGGCAACATTTCTTTTGCTCACAACGGTTCTTTCCCTGACCTCGCCGTCGTGGAGGAGATGCTCTCTCCCAGCGTGAAGGCGGGAATCAAGGGCGATACCGATAGCGAACGCTATTTCGGCCTGATTCAAACCTATAGAGAGCATGGAAGTACGCTCTCCAAAGCAGCACAGAAAGCTGCAGGCATGCTGCGTTCGCTTTTCCCCACATCAAGCCTGAATGCGCTGGTTCTCTCCGAAACGCAGCTCATTGCCGTGCATGCATCATCGGGAGCCCCGAGCCCCATCGAAGAGTTCGACAAGCGCGGTATCGACAAGAGCACCTTGCCAGCAGACCACGATGATTCCTACTACCTCATGCGCATGAAACAGCGCGTAGATGGAACCATCGTCTTTGCCTCCAGTGGCTTAGATATTGACGACTGGGAACCACTGGAACACGACAGTGTCACCACCGTGGATCTGAAAACTTTGAAGTTTGAAACAGTCTCGATCTAG
- a CDS encoding CoA-binding protein, with protein sequence MAEVINAQLANGLSCELPANSPLAKLLKSQRTWVGPDAKARQRILNNAQSVAIVGASPNPSRSSYFVGTYLLSSSDFRVYFVNPNADEILGEKVYPDLASLPEVPDIVDVFRRGSDIPSVIDDVVAIGAKTIWVQLGIYNEEAARYGEEKGLTVVMDRCIKVEHARFHGGLHLLGFDTGVISAKKLER encoded by the coding sequence ATGGCAGAAGTAATCAACGCGCAGCTTGCTAATGGCCTCAGTTGTGAATTGCCTGCCAATTCACCACTTGCTAAGTTGCTCAAGTCGCAGCGCACCTGGGTTGGTCCGGATGCTAAAGCGCGCCAGCGTATTCTCAATAATGCTCAGTCGGTTGCGATTGTGGGAGCATCTCCCAACCCTTCTCGATCGAGCTATTTCGTGGGGACATATCTCCTTTCTTCCAGTGATTTTCGGGTCTATTTCGTCAACCCCAACGCTGACGAAATCTTGGGGGAGAAGGTCTATCCAGACCTTGCATCGCTGCCTGAAGTTCCAGACATTGTGGACGTTTTCCGCAGGGGCAGCGACATCCCTTCAGTTATCGATGATGTTGTGGCAATTGGGGCAAAGACCATCTGGGTTCAGCTTGGTATCTATAACGAAGAAGCTGCTCGTTATGGTGAGGAAAAGGGCCTCACTGTGGTGATGGACCGCTGTATCAAGGTGGAGCACGCCCGTTTCCACGGTGGATTGCACCTGCTGGGCTTTGACACGGGTGTGATCAGTGCAAAGAAGCTCGAACGCTAG
- a CDS encoding O-acetylhomoserine aminocarboxypropyltransferase/cysteine synthase family protein: MADREYGFKTRSIHAGNIPDSTTGARALPIYQTSAFVFDDTSDAAARFALQKYGNIYSRVSNPTVASFEERVASLEGGLGAVATASGLSAQYITFASLVGQGDHIVSSANLYGGSITQLDITLRRFGVETTFVQSANPEDYAAAITPATKLIYAETVANPSGEIADIEGLAEVAHSHGIPLIIDSTIATPYLCRPIEWGADVVIHSATKFLGGHGTTLGGVVVESGRFDWNTDKFPLFDEPVPSYGGLTWGGNFGEYAFLTRLRAEQLRDIGPVLSAHSAFLLAQGVETLPYRMQAHIDNAREVANWLAQDSRIEFVNWAGLPSHQHYERGLKYLPLGPGSVFSFSVKGGREVGRKFIESVELASHVANIGDAKTLVIHPASTTHAQLTDQQLLDAGVLPGIVRLSVGIEDVEDIIYDLDQALTKAVEGK; the protein is encoded by the coding sequence ATGGCAGATCGCGAATACGGGTTCAAAACCCGCTCTATCCACGCAGGGAATATACCTGACTCAACCACGGGTGCCCGGGCTCTTCCGATTTATCAGACCAGCGCATTCGTTTTTGATGACACGTCTGATGCCGCTGCGCGTTTTGCTTTGCAAAAATATGGGAACATCTACTCCCGCGTCTCCAATCCAACGGTGGCCTCCTTCGAAGAACGCGTTGCCAGTCTGGAGGGTGGTCTCGGCGCCGTCGCGACTGCCAGTGGGCTCTCGGCGCAGTACATCACCTTTGCTTCACTAGTTGGGCAAGGAGATCACATCGTTTCATCCGCCAACCTCTACGGCGGATCCATTACACAGCTTGATATCACCCTGCGCCGCTTCGGTGTGGAAACCACTTTTGTGCAGTCGGCTAACCCTGAAGACTACGCAGCCGCGATTACTCCAGCGACCAAATTGATCTATGCCGAGACGGTGGCAAACCCTTCTGGTGAGATCGCGGACATCGAGGGACTTGCTGAAGTTGCTCATTCTCACGGCATCCCCTTGATCATTGACTCCACCATTGCGACTCCTTACCTCTGCCGCCCCATTGAATGGGGTGCGGACGTGGTTATTCACTCGGCAACCAAGTTCTTGGGTGGCCATGGAACGACGCTGGGTGGTGTTGTTGTGGAGTCAGGTCGGTTCGATTGGAACACCGACAAATTCCCCCTCTTTGACGAGCCAGTTCCCTCCTACGGTGGTTTGACCTGGGGTGGCAACTTCGGCGAATATGCCTTCTTGACCCGTCTGCGTGCGGAACAGCTTCGCGACATTGGGCCTGTACTTTCTGCGCATTCTGCCTTCTTACTCGCGCAAGGTGTTGAGACGCTTCCATATCGGATGCAAGCTCACATCGACAATGCTCGCGAAGTTGCAAACTGGTTGGCTCAGGACAGTCGTATTGAGTTTGTGAACTGGGCAGGTCTGCCCAGCCACCAGCATTATGAGCGTGGGTTAAAGTACTTGCCCCTGGGTCCCGGCTCTGTCTTTAGCTTCTCCGTCAAGGGTGGCCGTGAAGTTGGCAGAAAGTTCATCGAATCTGTTGAACTTGCTAGCCATGTGGCCAACATTGGTGATGCAAAGACTCTGGTGATTCACCCTGCATCAACGACACACGCTCAGCTCACCGATCAGCAGCTGCTGGATGCAGGTGTTCTACCCGGCATCGTTCGCTTGTCTGTGGGCATCGAAGATGTTGAAGACATCATCTATGACCTCGATCAGGCATTAACCAAGGCTGTGGAGGGCAAATAA
- a CDS encoding 2-phosphosulfolactate phosphatase — translation MEQTRYQVRFDWAAAGAHAIGTNADVIVWVDAITEPGSDVDLKTLPQGPVVVFTDLTSAHAVAQWVIDLQVKLAKRILIAVVAAGSTRDGQLRVTTEDLLAAGAVVDQLAALGLDATSPEAAAAEAAYRGLSRATSHLLTAVTTTAKTKPTSEQLKVNPQLTVDDVKVLRS, via the coding sequence ATGGAACAAACTCGCTACCAAGTTCGGTTTGACTGGGCCGCCGCTGGCGCCCATGCCATTGGCACAAATGCAGATGTCATCGTCTGGGTCGATGCCATTACCGAACCCGGAAGCGACGTCGATCTGAAGACTCTCCCCCAGGGTCCCGTTGTTGTTTTCACAGATCTCACTTCGGCACACGCAGTGGCACAGTGGGTAATTGACCTGCAGGTGAAACTAGCTAAACGCATCTTGATTGCGGTCGTTGCTGCAGGCTCAACTCGTGATGGACAGCTTCGGGTGACGACAGAGGACCTCCTAGCAGCAGGTGCTGTAGTAGACCAACTTGCTGCGCTGGGCTTGGATGCAACATCCCCCGAAGCTGCTGCGGCTGAGGCTGCCTACCGTGGCCTCTCCCGGGCTACCTCACACCTTCTTACTGCTGTGACCACAACAGCAAAAACTAAACCCACTTCAGAACAACTAAAGGTAAACCCTCAACTCACGGTTGATGACGTGAAGGTTCTCAGAAGCTAG
- the msrB gene encoding peptide-methionine (R)-S-oxide reductase MsrB translates to MAYEVEKDDEQWKAELSAEEYAVLRQAATERAWSGELLDEDRAGIYTCKACGNELFTAGTKFDSGCGWPSFYESVRPDAVELRPDHSLGIERTEVLCAKCGSHLGHVFPDGFGTPTGDRYCMNSISLNFEAQEN, encoded by the coding sequence ATGGCATACGAGGTAGAAAAAGACGACGAGCAGTGGAAAGCAGAGCTTTCTGCTGAAGAATACGCAGTACTTCGCCAAGCAGCGACAGAGCGTGCATGGTCTGGAGAGCTTCTCGATGAAGATCGTGCCGGAATCTACACCTGCAAAGCCTGTGGCAACGAACTCTTCACTGCCGGCACCAAGTTTGACTCAGGCTGTGGCTGGCCCTCATTTTATGAATCCGTTCGACCAGATGCAGTGGAGCTTCGCCCAGATCACTCTCTGGGCATCGAGCGAACCGAAGTGTTGTGTGCCAAGTGTGGCTCTCACCTCGGTCACGTCTTCCCCGATGGCTTTGGTACACCTACAGGCGATCGTTACTGCATGAACTCGATTTCGTTGAACTTCGAGGCTCAAGAGAACTAA
- a CDS encoding ABC transporter permease yields the protein MSTTTDSTPRAQTRGKNVHKGGGSVRRAPLTSTRAGRILISSILPLAILLLWQITTMMGVFTVGQLPSPVMVWQAFIDLIQRGQLGPYIGISVQRVLLGFSIGATLGLIFGAIVGLAKVWDYFFGSTFGAIRAVPSLAWVPLLLLWLKIGEESKVTLIAIGAFFPVYTTVAAALRHVDKQLVEAGRAFGLSGYQLFKTVQLPAVVPSVISGLRLALAQSWLFLVAAELIASSAGLGFLLLDSQNNGRTDRVILAIILLAVFGKTTDALLGLFEKWAVRRWA from the coding sequence ATGAGCACGACGACTGATTCCACACCCAGAGCACAGACTCGGGGGAAGAATGTCCACAAGGGTGGGGGATCAGTTCGTCGTGCTCCTCTGACGTCTACACGTGCTGGTCGAATCCTCATCAGCTCTATATTGCCTCTGGCAATTTTGTTGCTGTGGCAAATTACGACCATGATGGGTGTTTTCACCGTTGGGCAGCTTCCCTCACCAGTAATGGTGTGGCAGGCATTTATTGACCTCATTCAACGTGGGCAGCTGGGGCCATACATTGGTATCTCTGTCCAACGCGTACTGCTCGGCTTCAGTATCGGCGCAACACTCGGATTGATCTTCGGAGCCATTGTTGGTCTCGCCAAAGTGTGGGACTACTTCTTTGGCTCCACATTTGGCGCAATTCGCGCTGTCCCATCCTTAGCTTGGGTTCCGCTACTGCTTCTGTGGTTGAAGATCGGCGAAGAATCCAAAGTTACGCTGATTGCTATAGGCGCATTCTTTCCTGTCTACACAACAGTTGCCGCGGCGCTTCGTCACGTAGATAAGCAATTAGTGGAAGCCGGTCGCGCATTCGGTTTATCTGGCTATCAACTATTTAAAACTGTGCAATTACCTGCAGTAGTTCCTTCGGTTATTTCTGGTTTGCGTCTTGCTTTAGCTCAATCTTGGCTCTTCCTGGTTGCCGCGGAATTGATTGCATCCTCGGCGGGACTTGGATTCTTACTCCTAGATTCCCAAAACAATGGCCGCACGGACAGAGTGATCCTTGCGATTATCTTGCTTGCCGTCTTTGGTAAAACAACAGACGCATTGTTGGGTTTGTTTGAGAAATGGGCTGTTCGTCGCTGGGCTTAA
- a CDS encoding aliphatic sulfonate ABC transporter substrate-binding protein: MKKKSLLASVTASIATLALVLTGCASEPKPVVTEEAAAVVDRTGETLNIDFATYNPLSLLIKNYGWLEEELAETGIKVNWVQSLSSADANAKLLAGALDVGSIAGSAALLARANGSPIKTIEIYTQPEWVALAVGPDSKIKDVADLEGKKVAARKGTDTYFFLLQALEEAGVDPATVTIENLAHADGKTALFNGSVDAWAGLDPILAGAETEGAQLIYRNVEFNSYGFLNATESFIADKPDVAQIVTNVYEQARQYAIANPDATYAVLAAASGLSVPVAKKVITERTLIDINPIPGKKQTKLLKGIGKVFVANGDVATQAQVDDALKTLYDTKFIKKSYKEIDVKATEAAEAK, encoded by the coding sequence ATGAAGAAAAAATCCCTACTCGCTTCTGTCACAGCCAGCATTGCAACACTTGCTCTCGTGCTGACTGGCTGCGCTAGTGAGCCCAAGCCTGTCGTCACTGAAGAAGCTGCTGCGGTTGTTGACCGTACCGGTGAAACCCTCAACATCGACTTTGCAACCTACAACCCACTGTCTCTCCTGATCAAGAACTATGGCTGGTTGGAAGAAGAACTCGCTGAAACAGGAATCAAGGTCAACTGGGTTCAGTCATTGTCCTCTGCTGACGCCAACGCAAAGCTTCTTGCTGGTGCTCTCGATGTTGGATCTATTGCTGGTTCTGCCGCGCTTCTCGCACGTGCGAACGGCTCACCTATCAAAACCATCGAAATCTACACCCAGCCTGAATGGGTAGCTCTTGCTGTTGGACCAGACTCCAAGATCAAGGACGTAGCTGATTTGGAAGGCAAGAAGGTTGCTGCTCGAAAGGGCACCGACACCTACTTCTTCCTGCTCCAGGCACTCGAAGAAGCTGGTGTTGACCCAGCAACAGTGACCATTGAAAACCTCGCTCACGCAGATGGTAAGACTGCACTGTTCAACGGTTCAGTTGACGCATGGGCAGGTCTTGACCCCATCCTTGCTGGAGCAGAAACCGAAGGTGCTCAGTTGATTTACCGCAACGTGGAGTTCAACAGCTATGGCTTCCTCAACGCCACGGAATCTTTCATCGCAGACAAGCCTGATGTTGCTCAGATTGTGACTAACGTCTACGAGCAGGCACGTCAGTACGCAATTGCTAACCCTGATGCTACCTACGCAGTTCTTGCCGCGGCATCTGGTTTATCAGTACCCGTTGCAAAGAAGGTCATCACGGAGCGCACACTCATCGATATCAATCCCATTCCTGGAAAGAAGCAGACCAAGCTCCTCAAGGGAATTGGCAAGGTCTTTGTTGCTAACGGTGACGTAGCTACCCAGGCGCAGGTCGATGACGCTCTCAAGACTCTGTACGACACCAAATTCATCAAGAAGTCCTACAAGGAAATTGACGTGAAGGCTACTGAAGCCGCAGAAGCAAAGTAA
- a CDS encoding ABC transporter ATP-binding protein, protein MPSNLSSSHAVTNTAFEVLFEGVGRSFEVANSRRKDSAETPSVLRDINITVEPGELVAILGASGCGKSTLLRITAGLDTGYTGNVSIDGAPVEGIDPRCAFAFQEPRLLPWRTVAQNVALGLPHGLDKDSGEKRVAELLELVGLAPSSHLRPREISGGMAQRASLARALARNPGVLLLDEPFGALDALTRLKMQDLLLDIHEAEPTTVLLVTHDVDEALQLADRIILLGRMPEEPGATITELVKVPGGRPRDRGSAELAELRAQLLGGLGVDRHTTSTFSI, encoded by the coding sequence ATGCCCTCCAACCTTTCCTCATCTCATGCCGTGACCAACACGGCATTTGAAGTGCTCTTTGAGGGGGTCGGCCGCAGTTTTGAGGTGGCGAACTCTCGTCGCAAGGATTCCGCTGAGACTCCCTCAGTACTCCGAGACATCAACATCACAGTTGAGCCGGGAGAACTCGTTGCCATTCTTGGCGCAAGTGGCTGCGGTAAATCAACTTTGCTTCGCATCACTGCCGGGCTGGACACTGGATATACAGGAAATGTCAGCATCGATGGGGCCCCAGTGGAGGGCATTGATCCTCGTTGTGCTTTTGCCTTCCAGGAACCCCGTTTACTTCCGTGGCGAACCGTTGCACAAAATGTCGCATTGGGGCTTCCACATGGTCTCGACAAAGATTCAGGAGAGAAACGGGTTGCTGAACTACTTGAACTCGTCGGTTTAGCGCCCTCCTCACATCTACGCCCGAGGGAAATTTCTGGTGGCATGGCTCAGCGAGCGTCACTGGCACGCGCCCTCGCTCGCAACCCTGGAGTGCTCCTCTTGGATGAACCTTTTGGCGCACTTGATGCGCTCACCAGGCTCAAAATGCAAGATCTACTTCTTGACATACACGAGGCAGAACCCACGACAGTGCTGTTGGTCACGCACGATGTTGACGAAGCCCTCCAATTAGCCGATCGCATTATTTTGTTGGGACGAATGCCCGAGGAGCCCGGTGCGACCATTACGGAACTGGTGAAAGTTCCTGGTGGCCGACCTCGCGACCGTGGCTCCGCAGAACTAGCTGAACTCCGAGCTCAACTGCTTGGCGGCCTGGGTGTCGATCGTCACACGACAAGCACCTTCAGCATCTAA
- the ffh gene encoding signal recognition particle protein, giving the protein MATFGTLSSRLTESLKNLRGKGKLSPADVDGTLREIRRAMLDADVSLNVVKKFTNDVRERALSDEVNKALNPAQQVVQIVNEELVAILGGAQRRLEFAKKPPTIIMLAGLQGAGKTTLAGKLAKYLAKDKHTPLLVACDLQRPNAVQQLEVVAKNAGVAVYSPEPGNGVGDPVKVAKDSIKFANDKQYDVVIIDTAGRLGVDAELMKQAADIRKATSPDEVLFVIDAMIGQDAVATAQAFQDGVDFTGVVLSKLDGDARGGAALSVVSETGRPILFASTGESLDDFEPFYPDRMASRILDLGDILTLIEQAQEAFDEKEAAQLQEKFATDSFTLEDFLKQMQQLKNMGSMKKMLGMLPGAGAMKEQLDNFDERELVRTEAIIQSMTKAERQNTKLLNGSRRLRIAKGSGMTVTDVNALVNRFEQAAKMMKTVAKGGVPQIPGMGPMGAMGHGGKKQQAKKKGSKSGNPAKRAAENAALAAAASKPGGGAGFGFPKPSGNDGPTPEELEALQKMLGKG; this is encoded by the coding sequence ATGGCAACCTTTGGAACTCTCTCTTCGCGACTAACTGAGTCGCTGAAAAACCTTCGTGGCAAGGGAAAACTTTCTCCTGCTGATGTTGATGGCACACTTCGTGAGATTCGTCGTGCCATGTTAGACGCAGACGTCTCTTTGAACGTTGTCAAGAAGTTCACTAACGACGTTCGTGAACGTGCCCTCAGCGATGAAGTGAACAAAGCTTTGAACCCTGCGCAGCAGGTTGTTCAGATTGTGAACGAGGAACTGGTTGCGATTCTTGGTGGCGCACAGCGTCGACTGGAATTCGCCAAGAAACCACCAACCATCATCATGCTTGCTGGTTTGCAGGGTGCCGGTAAGACCACCCTGGCTGGAAAGTTAGCGAAATACCTCGCCAAGGATAAGCACACGCCACTGCTGGTGGCCTGTGACCTTCAGCGCCCAAACGCCGTTCAGCAGCTCGAAGTTGTTGCCAAGAATGCTGGCGTGGCTGTGTACTCACCGGAGCCAGGAAATGGTGTGGGAGACCCGGTCAAGGTCGCCAAGGATTCAATCAAGTTCGCCAACGACAAGCAGTACGACGTTGTCATCATTGACACAGCTGGTCGATTGGGCGTCGATGCTGAATTGATGAAGCAAGCTGCAGATATTCGCAAGGCAACTAGCCCTGACGAGGTTCTGTTCGTCATTGATGCCATGATTGGTCAGGATGCTGTTGCCACCGCACAAGCATTTCAGGACGGTGTTGATTTCACCGGTGTTGTCCTTTCCAAGCTCGATGGTGATGCCCGTGGTGGTGCTGCGCTGTCTGTTGTCTCAGAAACAGGACGCCCCATTCTTTTTGCTTCAACCGGTGAAAGTCTCGATGACTTCGAGCCGTTCTATCCAGATCGTATGGCCAGCCGCATTCTTGACCTAGGTGACATCCTCACCCTGATTGAGCAGGCTCAAGAAGCTTTTGATGAGAAAGAGGCAGCGCAACTTCAAGAGAAGTTCGCAACAGACTCGTTCACCCTTGAGGACTTCCTCAAGCAGATGCAGCAGCTCAAGAACATGGGCTCGATGAAGAAAATGCTCGGCATGCTTCCTGGCGCAGGCGCCATGAAGGAACAGCTCGATAACTTCGATGAACGTGAGCTCGTTCGCACCGAAGCCATCATTCAGTCGATGACTAAGGCAGAGCGTCAGAACACCAAGCTGCTTAATGGTTCACGTCGTCTGCGTATTGCCAAGGGTTCTGGCATGACCGTCACTGATGTGAATGCTTTGGTTAATCGCTTCGAGCAAGCAGCCAAGATGATGAAGACTGTTGCCAAGGGTGGAGTTCCACAGATCCCTGGAATGGGCCCCATGGGAGCAATGGGTCACGGTGGCAAAAAGCAGCAAGCAAAGAAGAAGGGTTCTAAGTCTGGAAACCCGGCTAAGCGTGCTGCAGAAAACGCTGCATTAGCTGCTGCCGCATCAAAACCAGGTGGGGGAGCAGGCTTTGGTTTCCCCAAGCCATCAGGTAACGATGGCCCCACTCCAGAAGAGCTCGAAGCTTTGCAGAAAATGTTGGGCAAAGGCTAA
- the ftsY gene encoding signal recognition particle-docking protein FtsY: MTKTPKEKAAAKTTAKVSRRVTIDENTWEELEETLLGADFGPDITEELIDVMRANVAKYNTSDPDDFVRLLREAIEDRLNKFDTTLKLSERPAVILVVGVNGVGKTTTIGKVAKYIANAGKSVVVGAADTFRAAAVDQLATWAQRAGVDVVRPQIEGQDPSAVAYQSVEWAINHGTEIVIIDTAGRLQTKSGLMDELSKIRRVIEKQAPISEVLLVLDATTGQNGLSQAEAFLEHAGVTGLVLTKLDGSAKGGFVLAVQERTGIPVKLVGNGEGINDLMGFTPHAFAAQLVG, translated from the coding sequence GTGACCAAGACTCCCAAAGAAAAGGCAGCAGCAAAGACTACTGCCAAGGTTTCCCGTCGAGTCACCATCGATGAGAACACGTGGGAAGAACTTGAGGAGACTCTCCTTGGCGCCGATTTCGGCCCAGACATCACCGAAGAACTCATTGACGTCATGCGTGCCAACGTGGCCAAGTACAACACGAGTGATCCTGATGACTTTGTTCGTTTACTACGTGAAGCTATTGAAGACCGCTTGAACAAGTTCGACACGACCCTCAAGCTCAGTGAACGTCCTGCTGTCATTTTGGTTGTTGGCGTCAATGGTGTGGGAAAAACCACCACCATTGGAAAAGTAGCCAAGTACATCGCCAACGCAGGCAAATCTGTTGTCGTTGGAGCAGCAGATACCTTCCGCGCTGCAGCAGTGGACCAATTGGCCACCTGGGCACAGCGTGCGGGCGTTGATGTCGTCAGGCCACAAATAGAGGGTCAGGATCCTTCAGCGGTGGCATACCAATCCGTTGAATGGGCCATCAACCACGGCACCGAGATAGTCATCATCGATACCGCAGGTCGTTTACAAACAAAGAGCGGACTGATGGATGAGCTATCCAAAATCCGTCGTGTTATTGAAAAACAGGCTCCCATCTCTGAAGTTTTACTCGTGCTCGATGCCACAACTGGCCAAAACGGACTATCTCAAGCAGAAGCATTTCTTGAGCACGCAGGGGTAACCGGTTTGGTGCTCACTAAACTGGATGGCTCCGCCAAGGGTGGTTTTGTGCTGGCGGTTCAAGAACGCACTGGTATTCCTGTGAAGCTGGTTGGTAATGGTGAAGGTATCAATGACTTGATGGGCTTCACGCCACATGCCTTCGCAGCTCAGCTCGTTGGCTAG
- the coaD gene encoding pantetheine-phosphate adenylyltransferase, whose product MRRIAVVPGSFDPITLGHLDVIARATKLFDEVHVVVVHNPDKHALLPIAQRVTLIEEAIEEAALGENVLVASWSMGLLVDYCSDVGATVLIKGIRTQTDITYETPMAMVNRNLAGIETVFLMPEPGHSYVSSSLVRQVASLGGDVRPYVPHVVANYLQGP is encoded by the coding sequence ATGCGCAGGATCGCCGTAGTCCCTGGTTCATTTGACCCCATCACACTGGGGCACCTCGATGTCATTGCTCGTGCCACGAAGCTTTTTGACGAAGTACACGTGGTTGTGGTGCATAACCCCGACAAGCACGCACTTCTGCCCATCGCCCAGCGCGTAACGCTCATCGAAGAAGCTATTGAAGAAGCAGCACTTGGTGAAAATGTCCTTGTGGCTTCGTGGAGCATGGGTCTGCTCGTGGACTACTGCTCAGATGTCGGTGCAACTGTTCTGATTAAGGGCATTCGCACACAAACAGACATCACATACGAGACCCCTATGGCCATGGTCAACAGAAACCTTGCGGGAATTGAAACAGTTTTCCTGATGCCTGAACCAGGCCACTCCTATGTTTCGAGTTCACTGGTTCGCCAGGTGGCTTCACTAGGTGGAGATGTTCGTCCCTACGTACCTCACGTCGTGGCAAACTATCTGCAAGGTCCCTAA